Proteins found in one Takifugu rubripes chromosome 15, fTakRub1.2, whole genome shotgun sequence genomic segment:
- the mogat2 gene encoding 2-acylglycerol O-acyltransferase 2 isoform X2, with the protein MMGETGRLWTRFALSSCVLYAVWWFFDYDTPSRGGRRVPYLCGLRVWEHMRDYFPIKLVKTADLDPRNNYIVGFHPHGVLVAGAFTNFCTYATGFRQLFPGLTSYLLMLPLWFRAPFFRDYIMCAGLIPSDKQSASYPLFKREGGNAIVIAVGGAPEALDAHPGSYDVMLARKKGFIKMAMEHGAHLVPAFSFGENEVFDQVGNPRGTWLRWTQEKLQSIMGISLPLFHARGIFQYSFGLMPHRKPIHTVVGRPIRVEKKEKPSAEDLDALHQLYMDELSQLFEEHKGNYGVDADTHLNFV; encoded by the exons atgatgggtgagaCCGGCAGACTTTGGACCCGCTTCGCTCTTTCTTCTTG CGTGCTCTACGCCGTCTGGTGGTTCTTCGACTATGACACTCCCTCTCGCGGAGGCCGCAGGGTGCCCTACCTGTGTGGCCTCCGGGTCTGGGAACACATGAGGGATTACTTCCCCATCAAG CTGGTGAAGACTGCTGACCTGGACCCCAGGAACAACTACATCGTTGGATTCCACCCCCATGGAGTGCTGGTGGCCGGAGCCTTCACGAACTTCTGCACTTACGCCACCGGCTTCAGGCAGCTGTTTCCTGGCCTCACCAGCTACCTGCTCATGTTGCCTCTTTGGTTTCGGGCCCCGTTTTTCAGAGACTACATCATGTGCGCAG GCCTGATTCCTTCAGACAAACAGAGTGCCAGCTATCCGCTCTTCAAACGTGAGGGTGGTAATGCTATTGTGATAGCAGTCGGCGGTGCCCCAGAGGCTCTTGACGCACATCCTGGGAGCTACGATGTAATGCTAGCCAGAAAGAAAGGCTTCATTAAGATGGCCATGGAGCACGG AGCTCATCTGGTTCCAGCCTTCTCTTTTGGGGAGAACGAAGTGTTTGACCAAGTGGGAAACCCCAGAGGAACGTGGCTGCGCTGGacgcaggagaagctgcagagcatCATGGGCATCTCCCTGCCCCTCTTCCACGCCCGCGGCATCTTCCAGTACTCCTTTGGCCTGATGCCCCACCGAAAACCCATCCACACCGTGG tCGGACGTCCGATTCgggtggagaagaaggagaagccGTCAGCGGAGGACCTGGACGCGCTGCACCAGCTGTACATGGACGAGCTCAGCCAGCTGTTTGAGGAGCACAAAGGCAACTATGGGGTGGACGCGGACACACACCTGAATTTTGTCTGA
- the map6a gene encoding microtubule-associated protein 6 homolog isoform X1 — MAWPCISRACCMARFWNQLDKADIAVPLVFTKYTDVSEMQHIQLQPSAQARVAIETQPPRAQSRTRTAAHAPRRCVSEERVCNSVMREDFKRWNVRPEPSCKPKNEYHEPETPFYSETQYQKDFKPWPIPKRCDHPWIQKAPRVDNRVPDRPRQQAAADGEAEKSAVADRVQEKDLLQGHGRSKASRKEAELKKVVLRVEGEGRGRRSTDAVNRQIKEIAGSSSYRAEYKAYADVKPTRMIRAKSQYLPPDEKTRLETSYSATFKAQAPAPPADNKALDRRRVRSLYTDPSKQMDRYSLPRSKPKQSGAAASGQGTPVKRAKDKQGVAQRGSRKMAVEKQPVGSKEKSKEINNKLAEAKETVLKQHHYIQLFQPIRDIGWVQTLKQHMWGCARADPRDAEDEPLRPGHHYSQGADGGEPQPPVERPRRSGGVVRFVLDKS, encoded by the exons ATGGCCTGGCCCTGCATCAGCCGGGCGTGCTGCATGGCCCGCTTCTGGAACCAGCTGGACAAGGCGGACATCGCGGTGCCGCTGGTCTTCACCAAGTACACGGATGTTTCCGAGATGCAGCACATCCAGCTGCAGCCGTCTGCTCAGGCACGGGTCGCCATAGAAACGCAGCCGCCCCGCGCACAGTCCCGCACCCGGACAGCGGCACACGCGCCGCGACGATGCGTCTCCGAAGAGCGCGTGTGCAACTCGGTGATGCGCGAGGACTTCAAGCGCTGGAACGTGCGGCCCGAACCGAGCTGCAAACCCAAGAACGAGTATCACGAACCGGAGACGCCGTTTTACAGTGAAACCCAGTACCAGAAGGATTTCAAGCCCTGGCCCATCCCCAAGAGGTGCGACCACCCCTGGATACAGAAGGCGCCCCGCGTGGATAACCGGGTCCCGGACAGGCCCCGGCAGCAGGCGGCCGCCGACGGTGAGGCGGAGAAGAGCGCGGTGGCAGACAGGGTCCAAGAGAAAGACCTTCTCCAGGGACACGgccgcagcaaggcctccagAAAAGAAGCCGAGCTGAAGAAGGTGGTGCTCCGGGTCGAAGGAGAGGGTCGAGGACGGAGGTCGACAGATGCCGTCAACAGGCAGATCAAGGAGATCGCCGGCAGCAGCTCGTACAG GGCTGAGTACAAGGCTTACGCTGATGTGAAGCCAACCAGAATGATACGGGCTAAGTCCCAGTACCTGCCTCCAGATGAGAAGACCCGACTAGAGACCAGCTACAGCGCCACCTTCAAGGCCCAGGCCCCAGCCCCGCCTGCTGACAACAAGGCGCTGGACCGGCGGCGGGTACGCAGTTTGTACACGGACCCTTCCAAACAG ATGGACAGGTATAGCCTCCCTCGTTCTAAACCCAAACAGAGCGGGGCGGCGGCATCAGGCCAGGGCACGCCTGTGAAGAGAGCCAAAGATAAGCAGGGGGTAGCACAGAGGGGCTCCAGGAAGATGGCCGTGGAGAAGCAGCCGGTGGGGAGCAAGGAGAAAAGTAAAGAGATCAACAACAAACTGGCTGAGGCAAAAGA GACCGTGCTAAAACAGCACCACTACATTCAGCTCTTCCAGCCAATCCGAGACATTGGCTGGGTGCAGACTCTAAAGCAGCACATGTGGGGGTGTGCACGGGCCGATCCCAG AGATGCTGAAGATGAGCCTCTCCGACCCGGTCATCATTATTCCCAgggtgctgatggaggagaaccaCAGCCACCAGTAGAGAGACCTCGCAGGAGTGGCGGGGTCGTACGCTTTGTTCTAGATAAGAGCTGA
- the dgat2 gene encoding diacylglycerol O-acyltransferase 2 — protein sequence MKTILAAYSGVLKGTGSGILSALQNRPSAFWPRRSKMEKHLQVFSVLQWVITFLALGAVCSVLLLYIFCTDCWLIAAIYTTWLILDWNTPKQGGRRSSWVRSWTVWTYFRDYFPIRLIKTHNLLPNRNYIFGYHPHGIFCFGAFCNFGTEATGFSKKFPGIRPSLATLAGNFRLPVLRDYLMSGGICPVNKNSIDYLLSQNGTGNAVIIVIGGAAESLQCAPGMNSVTLKNRKGFVRLALQKGSDLVPVYSFGENDVYKQVIFEEGSYWRMWQKRLQKILGFAPCLFHGCGLFCSSSWGIVPFCKPITTIVGEPITVPKIEDPTAEMVDLYHEMYIKSLLSLFEKYKARFGLKESDILHIQ from the exons ATGAAGACCATCCTGGCCGCCTACTCCGGCGTCCTCAAag GCACTGGATCCGGcatcctctctgctctgcagaACCGGCCATCGGCGTTCTGGCCCCGCAGATCCAAGATGGAGAAACATCTTCAGGTcttctctgtgctgcagtgGGTCATCACCTTCTTAGCCTTGG GCGCCGTTTGCAGCGTGCTGCTGCTTTACATCTTCTGCACCGACTGCTGGCTCATCGCTGCCATTTACACCACATGGCTCATCCTCGACTGGAACACACCAAAGCAAG GGGGCAGGAGGTCCTCCTGGGTGAGAAGTTGGACTGTGTGGACTTATTTTAGAGACTACTTTCCAATCAGG CTTATTAAAACCCACAACCTGCTGCCCAACCGGAACTACATATTTGGCTACCATCCCCACGGCATCTTTTGTTTTGGGGCATTTTGCAACTTTGGCACAGAGGCCACAGGCTTCTCCAAGAAGTTTCCGGGGATCAGGCCCTCCTTAGCAACGCTGGCAGGAAACTTCCGCCTGCCCGTCCTTCGGGACTACCTGATGTCTGGAG GTATCTGCCCCGTCAACAAGAACTCTATTGACTACCTGCTGTCCCAGAATGGGACAGGAAACGCCGTGATCATTGTCATCGGCGGAGCGGCCGAGTCTCTTCAGTGTGCTCCGGGCATGAATTCCGTCACACTGAAAAACCGTAAAGGCTTCGTGAGGTTGGCCTTGCAGAAAGG GTCTGACCTGGTTCCAGTGTATTCGTTTGGAGAGAACGACGTCTACAAGCAGGTGATTTTTGAGGAGGGCAGCTACTGGAGGATGTGGCAAAAGCGGCTGCAGAAGATCTTAGGCTTCGCCCCCTGTCTGTTTCATGGCTGCGGccttttctgcagcagctcctggggcATCGTGCCTTTCTGCAAGCCCATCACAACCATAG TTGGAGAGCCAATCACAGTGCCAAAGATTGAGGATCCCACAGCGGAGATGGTCGATCTCTATCACGAGATGTACATCAAGTCCCTGCTGAGCCTCTTTGAGAAATACAAGGCCCGCTTTGGGCTGAAGGAGAGCGACATCTTGCATATCCAGTGA
- the mogat2 gene encoding 2-acylglycerol O-acyltransferase 2 isoform X1, with the protein MTIHFAPLEVPVHRRLQTAAVVQWVFSFLGLAPTCIFLFFYLLFTRFWLLSVLYAVWWFFDYDTPSRGGRRVPYLCGLRVWEHMRDYFPIKLVKTADLDPRNNYIVGFHPHGVLVAGAFTNFCTYATGFRQLFPGLTSYLLMLPLWFRAPFFRDYIMCAGLIPSDKQSASYPLFKREGGNAIVIAVGGAPEALDAHPGSYDVMLARKKGFIKMAMEHGAHLVPAFSFGENEVFDQVGNPRGTWLRWTQEKLQSIMGISLPLFHARGIFQYSFGLMPHRKPIHTVVGRPIRVEKKEKPSAEDLDALHQLYMDELSQLFEEHKGNYGVDADTHLNFV; encoded by the exons ATGACAATCCATTTTGCCCCACTGGAAGTGCCTGTGCACAGGCgactgcagacagcagcagtggtGCAGTGGGTCTTCTCCTTCCTCGGCCTCG cACCCACCTGcatctttttgttcttttacctGTTGTTCACTCGCTTCTGGCTGCTCAGCGTGCTCTACGCCGTCTGGTGGTTCTTCGACTATGACACTCCCTCTCGCGGAGGCCGCAGGGTGCCCTACCTGTGTGGCCTCCGGGTCTGGGAACACATGAGGGATTACTTCCCCATCAAG CTGGTGAAGACTGCTGACCTGGACCCCAGGAACAACTACATCGTTGGATTCCACCCCCATGGAGTGCTGGTGGCCGGAGCCTTCACGAACTTCTGCACTTACGCCACCGGCTTCAGGCAGCTGTTTCCTGGCCTCACCAGCTACCTGCTCATGTTGCCTCTTTGGTTTCGGGCCCCGTTTTTCAGAGACTACATCATGTGCGCAG GCCTGATTCCTTCAGACAAACAGAGTGCCAGCTATCCGCTCTTCAAACGTGAGGGTGGTAATGCTATTGTGATAGCAGTCGGCGGTGCCCCAGAGGCTCTTGACGCACATCCTGGGAGCTACGATGTAATGCTAGCCAGAAAGAAAGGCTTCATTAAGATGGCCATGGAGCACGG AGCTCATCTGGTTCCAGCCTTCTCTTTTGGGGAGAACGAAGTGTTTGACCAAGTGGGAAACCCCAGAGGAACGTGGCTGCGCTGGacgcaggagaagctgcagagcatCATGGGCATCTCCCTGCCCCTCTTCCACGCCCGCGGCATCTTCCAGTACTCCTTTGGCCTGATGCCCCACCGAAAACCCATCCACACCGTGG tCGGACGTCCGATTCgggtggagaagaaggagaagccGTCAGCGGAGGACCTGGACGCGCTGCACCAGCTGTACATGGACGAGCTCAGCCAGCTGTTTGAGGAGCACAAAGGCAACTATGGGGTGGACGCGGACACACACCTGAATTTTGTCTGA
- the mogat2 gene encoding 2-acylglycerol O-acyltransferase 2 isoform X3: MRDYFPIKLVKTADLDPRNNYIVGFHPHGVLVAGAFTNFCTYATGFRQLFPGLTSYLLMLPLWFRAPFFRDYIMCAGLIPSDKQSASYPLFKREGGNAIVIAVGGAPEALDAHPGSYDVMLARKKGFIKMAMEHGAHLVPAFSFGENEVFDQVGNPRGTWLRWTQEKLQSIMGISLPLFHARGIFQYSFGLMPHRKPIHTVVGRPIRVEKKEKPSAEDLDALHQLYMDELSQLFEEHKGNYGVDADTHLNFV; this comes from the exons ATGAGGGATTACTTCCCCATCAAG CTGGTGAAGACTGCTGACCTGGACCCCAGGAACAACTACATCGTTGGATTCCACCCCCATGGAGTGCTGGTGGCCGGAGCCTTCACGAACTTCTGCACTTACGCCACCGGCTTCAGGCAGCTGTTTCCTGGCCTCACCAGCTACCTGCTCATGTTGCCTCTTTGGTTTCGGGCCCCGTTTTTCAGAGACTACATCATGTGCGCAG GCCTGATTCCTTCAGACAAACAGAGTGCCAGCTATCCGCTCTTCAAACGTGAGGGTGGTAATGCTATTGTGATAGCAGTCGGCGGTGCCCCAGAGGCTCTTGACGCACATCCTGGGAGCTACGATGTAATGCTAGCCAGAAAGAAAGGCTTCATTAAGATGGCCATGGAGCACGG AGCTCATCTGGTTCCAGCCTTCTCTTTTGGGGAGAACGAAGTGTTTGACCAAGTGGGAAACCCCAGAGGAACGTGGCTGCGCTGGacgcaggagaagctgcagagcatCATGGGCATCTCCCTGCCCCTCTTCCACGCCCGCGGCATCTTCCAGTACTCCTTTGGCCTGATGCCCCACCGAAAACCCATCCACACCGTGG tCGGACGTCCGATTCgggtggagaagaaggagaagccGTCAGCGGAGGACCTGGACGCGCTGCACCAGCTGTACATGGACGAGCTCAGCCAGCTGTTTGAGGAGCACAAAGGCAACTATGGGGTGGACGCGGACACACACCTGAATTTTGTCTGA
- the map6a gene encoding microtubule-associated protein 6 homolog isoform X2 codes for MAWPCISRACCMARFWNQLDKADIAVPLVFTKYTDVSEMQHIQLQPSAQARVAIETQPPRAQSRTRTAAHAPRRCVSEERVCNSVMREDFKRWNVRPEPSCKPKNEYHEPETPFYSETQYQKDFKPWPIPKRCDHPWIQKAPRVDNRVPDRPRQQAAADGEAEKSAVADRVQEKDLLQGHGRSKASRKEAELKKVVLRVEGEGRGRRSTDAVNRQIKEIAGSSSYRAEYKAYADVKPTRMIRAKSQYLPPDEKTRLETSYSATFKAQAPAPPADNKALDRRRVRSLYTDPSKQMDRYSLPRSKPKQSGAAASGQGTPVKRAKDKQGVAQRGSRKMAVEKQPVGSKEKSKEINNKLAEAKEDAEDEPLRPGHHYSQGADGGEPQPPVERPRRSGGVVRFVLDKS; via the exons ATGGCCTGGCCCTGCATCAGCCGGGCGTGCTGCATGGCCCGCTTCTGGAACCAGCTGGACAAGGCGGACATCGCGGTGCCGCTGGTCTTCACCAAGTACACGGATGTTTCCGAGATGCAGCACATCCAGCTGCAGCCGTCTGCTCAGGCACGGGTCGCCATAGAAACGCAGCCGCCCCGCGCACAGTCCCGCACCCGGACAGCGGCACACGCGCCGCGACGATGCGTCTCCGAAGAGCGCGTGTGCAACTCGGTGATGCGCGAGGACTTCAAGCGCTGGAACGTGCGGCCCGAACCGAGCTGCAAACCCAAGAACGAGTATCACGAACCGGAGACGCCGTTTTACAGTGAAACCCAGTACCAGAAGGATTTCAAGCCCTGGCCCATCCCCAAGAGGTGCGACCACCCCTGGATACAGAAGGCGCCCCGCGTGGATAACCGGGTCCCGGACAGGCCCCGGCAGCAGGCGGCCGCCGACGGTGAGGCGGAGAAGAGCGCGGTGGCAGACAGGGTCCAAGAGAAAGACCTTCTCCAGGGACACGgccgcagcaaggcctccagAAAAGAAGCCGAGCTGAAGAAGGTGGTGCTCCGGGTCGAAGGAGAGGGTCGAGGACGGAGGTCGACAGATGCCGTCAACAGGCAGATCAAGGAGATCGCCGGCAGCAGCTCGTACAG GGCTGAGTACAAGGCTTACGCTGATGTGAAGCCAACCAGAATGATACGGGCTAAGTCCCAGTACCTGCCTCCAGATGAGAAGACCCGACTAGAGACCAGCTACAGCGCCACCTTCAAGGCCCAGGCCCCAGCCCCGCCTGCTGACAACAAGGCGCTGGACCGGCGGCGGGTACGCAGTTTGTACACGGACCCTTCCAAACAG ATGGACAGGTATAGCCTCCCTCGTTCTAAACCCAAACAGAGCGGGGCGGCGGCATCAGGCCAGGGCACGCCTGTGAAGAGAGCCAAAGATAAGCAGGGGGTAGCACAGAGGGGCTCCAGGAAGATGGCCGTGGAGAAGCAGCCGGTGGGGAGCAAGGAGAAAAGTAAAGAGATCAACAACAAACTGGCTGAGGCAAAAGA AGATGCTGAAGATGAGCCTCTCCGACCCGGTCATCATTATTCCCAgggtgctgatggaggagaaccaCAGCCACCAGTAGAGAGACCTCGCAGGAGTGGCGGGGTCGTACGCTTTGTTCTAGATAAGAGCTGA
- the map6a gene encoding microtubule-associated protein 6 homolog isoform X3, translated as MAWPCISRACCMARFWNQLDKADIAVPLVFTKYTDVSEMQHIQLQPSAQARVAIETQPPRAQSRTRTAAHAPRRCVSEERVCNSVMREDFKRWNVRPEPSCKPKNEYHEPETPFYSETQYQKDFKPWPIPKRCDHPWIQKAPRVDNRVPDRPRQQAAADGEAEKSAVADRVQEKDLLQGHGRSKASRKEAELKKVVLRVEGEGRGRRSTDAVNRQIKEIAGSSSYRAEYKAYADVKPTRMIRAKSQYLPPDEKTRLETSYSATFKAQAPAPPADNKALDRRRVRSLYTDPSKQMDRYSLPRSKPKQSGAAASGQGTPVKRAKDKQGVAQRGSRKMAVEKQPVGSKEKSKEINNKLAEAKEFRIYPHLSCHGLWNAQQKSTWKRSLLSFDCFLQTTVTF; from the exons ATGGCCTGGCCCTGCATCAGCCGGGCGTGCTGCATGGCCCGCTTCTGGAACCAGCTGGACAAGGCGGACATCGCGGTGCCGCTGGTCTTCACCAAGTACACGGATGTTTCCGAGATGCAGCACATCCAGCTGCAGCCGTCTGCTCAGGCACGGGTCGCCATAGAAACGCAGCCGCCCCGCGCACAGTCCCGCACCCGGACAGCGGCACACGCGCCGCGACGATGCGTCTCCGAAGAGCGCGTGTGCAACTCGGTGATGCGCGAGGACTTCAAGCGCTGGAACGTGCGGCCCGAACCGAGCTGCAAACCCAAGAACGAGTATCACGAACCGGAGACGCCGTTTTACAGTGAAACCCAGTACCAGAAGGATTTCAAGCCCTGGCCCATCCCCAAGAGGTGCGACCACCCCTGGATACAGAAGGCGCCCCGCGTGGATAACCGGGTCCCGGACAGGCCCCGGCAGCAGGCGGCCGCCGACGGTGAGGCGGAGAAGAGCGCGGTGGCAGACAGGGTCCAAGAGAAAGACCTTCTCCAGGGACACGgccgcagcaaggcctccagAAAAGAAGCCGAGCTGAAGAAGGTGGTGCTCCGGGTCGAAGGAGAGGGTCGAGGACGGAGGTCGACAGATGCCGTCAACAGGCAGATCAAGGAGATCGCCGGCAGCAGCTCGTACAG GGCTGAGTACAAGGCTTACGCTGATGTGAAGCCAACCAGAATGATACGGGCTAAGTCCCAGTACCTGCCTCCAGATGAGAAGACCCGACTAGAGACCAGCTACAGCGCCACCTTCAAGGCCCAGGCCCCAGCCCCGCCTGCTGACAACAAGGCGCTGGACCGGCGGCGGGTACGCAGTTTGTACACGGACCCTTCCAAACAG ATGGACAGGTATAGCCTCCCTCGTTCTAAACCCAAACAGAGCGGGGCGGCGGCATCAGGCCAGGGCACGCCTGTGAAGAGAGCCAAAGATAAGCAGGGGGTAGCACAGAGGGGCTCCAGGAAGATGGCCGTGGAGAAGCAGCCGGTGGGGAGCAAGGAGAAAAGTAAAGAGATCAACAACAAACTGGCTGAGGCAAAAGA ATTCCGTATTTACCCGCATCTTTCTTGTCACGGTCTCTGGAACGCACAACAAAAATCCACATGGAAGAGAAGTTTGCTCTCCTTTGATTGCTTCCTCCAGACTACGGTCACATTCTAG